The following proteins come from a genomic window of Gemmatimonadota bacterium:
- a CDS encoding M2 family metallopeptidase yields EMGASRPWSDALEAFTGSREMDGSAVVEYFAPLMEWLAEQNAGRQCGW; encoded by the coding sequence GAGATGGGCGCGTCCCGGCCCTGGTCCGACGCGCTCGAGGCGTTCACGGGCTCGCGCGAGATGGACGGGTCCGCGGTGGTGGAGTACTTCGCGCCGCTCATGGAATGGCTCGCCGAGCAGAACGCGGGACGCCAGTGCGGTTGGTAG
- a CDS encoding S9 family peptidase, translating into MTRLPRFAALASATLLAAPLAAQQLTIDRIFADREFAPARLPNLAWMADGQRFTFIETRADGATDLIVEDAASGDRSVLVDGSSLLRPGDDEPITIDAYAFDDGERRLLIQTDQQGIYRRSTRGTYYVLDLATGALQPIAASTGDQQYAKLSPDGDRVGFVRANDVWVADLSTGAERRLTFDGSETVINGTFDWVYEEELSVVDGWSWSPDGGRIAFWHSDQSPIDIFSVQDLSELYPTSLDLPYPKAGDPNSIVSIGVIDLGEAGMAEGTGSGITWVDTGDETDIYLARMRWTPDGEALFIERLNRHQNRLEMLSADPASGESAVVMVDEDEAYVDVDFDFTWVDGGERFIWTSERDGWNHLYLYNRDGSLERQLTDGEWEVNAYHGLDRDNGWAYFSAAKESPLTRDLYRVRLDGGEPERLTRGGGSHAVAVAPGFRYFIDTHTTVARPGSTVLHRADGRAVRTLVDNEALVAKLAGMGLRDPEFITVPAADGTPLNAWITRPASFDENQSWPVLMYVYGGPGSQTVRDSWGGDRYLWHQALAERGYVVVSVDNRGTGARGRDFKKQTYLQLGKLESDDQIAAARWLADQPYVDRDRLGIWGWSYGGYMTLLSMLREGGDVFSAGISVAPVTHWKLYDTIYTERYMRTPRENPGGYEDWAPTNIAAELTGDLLLVHGAADDNVHFQQSSQMVDAFIDAGVQFEFMMYPGRAHAIRRRNAQPHLFTMLTNWLEEHLPAGASEVARATS; encoded by the coding sequence ATGACCCGACTCCCCCGTTTCGCCGCGCTCGCATCAGCAACCCTGCTCGCCGCCCCGCTGGCGGCTCAACAGCTCACGATCGACCGGATCTTTGCCGACCGCGAGTTCGCGCCCGCCCGCCTGCCCAACCTGGCGTGGATGGCGGACGGACAGCGCTTCACGTTCATCGAGACGCGCGCCGACGGCGCCACCGACCTGATCGTGGAGGACGCCGCATCCGGCGACCGGTCGGTGCTGGTGGACGGTTCGAGCCTGCTTCGCCCCGGGGACGATGAGCCGATCACGATCGACGCCTACGCGTTCGACGACGGCGAGCGCCGACTCCTCATCCAGACCGACCAGCAGGGCATCTATCGGCGCTCCACCAGGGGTACCTACTACGTGCTCGACCTGGCGACCGGGGCGCTCCAGCCCATCGCCGCTTCGACCGGCGATCAGCAGTACGCCAAGCTGTCGCCGGACGGGGATCGGGTGGGGTTCGTGCGGGCCAACGACGTCTGGGTCGCGGACCTGTCGACGGGGGCCGAGCGGCGCCTGACCTTCGACGGCTCGGAGACGGTCATCAACGGCACCTTCGACTGGGTCTACGAGGAGGAGCTGTCGGTGGTGGACGGCTGGAGCTGGAGCCCGGACGGCGGGCGCATCGCGTTCTGGCACAGCGACCAGAGCCCCATCGACATTTTCAGCGTGCAAGACCTGTCCGAGCTCTACCCCACATCGCTGGACCTTCCCTACCCCAAGGCGGGCGATCCCAACTCGATCGTGTCCATCGGCGTGATCGACCTGGGAGAGGCCGGCATGGCGGAGGGCACGGGCTCGGGGATCACGTGGGTCGACACGGGGGACGAGACCGACATCTACCTGGCGCGCATGCGCTGGACTCCGGACGGGGAAGCGCTCTTCATCGAACGCCTGAACAGACACCAGAACCGGCTCGAGATGCTGTCGGCGGACCCGGCCAGCGGAGAGAGCGCGGTGGTCATGGTCGATGAGGACGAGGCGTACGTCGACGTGGACTTCGACTTCACCTGGGTGGACGGCGGCGAGCGCTTCATCTGGACCAGCGAGCGGGACGGCTGGAACCACCTGTACCTGTACAACCGTGACGGCTCACTCGAGCGTCAGCTCACGGACGGCGAGTGGGAGGTCAACGCCTACCACGGGCTGGACCGCGACAACGGCTGGGCATACTTCAGCGCGGCCAAGGAGAGCCCCCTCACGCGGGACCTCTACCGAGTGCGGCTGGATGGAGGCGAGCCCGAGCGTCTGACGCGGGGAGGTGGCTCGCACGCGGTCGCGGTCGCGCCAGGCTTCCGCTACTTCATCGACACCCACACCACCGTCGCGCGGCCCGGCAGCACCGTGCTGCACCGCGCCGACGGGCGCGCCGTGCGCACCCTCGTCGACAACGAGGCCTTGGTCGCCAAGCTCGCCGGCATGGGGCTGCGCGACCCCGAGTTCATCACCGTCCCGGCCGCCGACGGCACGCCTCTGAACGCGTGGATCACGCGCCCCGCCAGCTTCGACGAGAACCAGAGCTGGCCGGTGCTCATGTACGTGTACGGCGGCCCCGGCTCGCAGACCGTGCGCGATTCCTGGGGCGGCGACCGCTACCTGTGGCACCAGGCGCTCGCCGAGCGCGGCTACGTGGTGGTGAGCGTGGACAACCGCGGCACGGGCGCGCGCGGACGGGACTTCAAGAAGCAGACGTACCTGCAGCTCGGCAAGCTCGAGTCAGACGATCAGATCGCGGCGGCGCGCTGGCTTGCGGACCAGCCCTACGTGGACCGCGACCGGCTGGGCATCTGGGGCTGGAGCTACGGCGGCTACATGACGCTGCTGTCGATGCTACGCGAAGGCGGCGACGTCTTCAGCGCCGGCATAAGCGTCGCGCCCGTGACCCACTGGAAGCTCTACGACACGATCTACACCGAGCGCTACATGCGCACGCCGCGGGAGAACCCGGGCGGCTACGAGGACTGGGCGCCGACCAACATCGCGGCCGAGCTGACGGGAGACCTGCTCCTCGTCCACGGCGCCGCGGACGACAACGTGCACTTCCAGCAGTCGTCGCAGATGGTCGACGCGTTCATCGACGCCGGGGTCCAGTTCGAGTTCATGATGTATCCGGGCCGCGCGCACGCCATCCGCCGGCGCAACGCGCAGCCTCACCTGTTCACGATGCTGACGAACTGGCTGGAGGAGCACCTGCCGGCGGGCGCGAGCGAAGTCGCCCGCGCGACGTCGTAG
- the trxA gene encoding thioredoxin, with protein sequence MNPEAAQAPPTAIVPCAFCGANNRVDLSKAEHRPKCGKCAKPFLLDRPVKLTQEAFDKTIADSTAPVLVDFYTDWCAPCKVMAPIIDKIARERMGELLVGKLDTDRASEVSAKLGIRGIPTFILFRDGKEVAREVGAVAPAQLEALAGR encoded by the coding sequence ATGAACCCCGAAGCAGCCCAGGCCCCTCCGACGGCCATCGTGCCGTGCGCGTTCTGCGGCGCCAACAACCGCGTGGACCTCTCCAAGGCAGAGCACCGCCCCAAGTGCGGCAAGTGCGCCAAGCCGTTCCTGCTCGACCGTCCGGTCAAGCTCACGCAGGAAGCCTTCGACAAGACCATCGCCGACTCAACCGCTCCGGTTCTGGTGGACTTCTACACCGACTGGTGCGCGCCGTGTAAGGTCATGGCACCGATCATCGACAAGATAGCCCGAGAACGCATGGGCGAGCTCCTCGTCGGCAAGCTGGACACCGACCGCGCGTCCGAGGTGTCCGCCAAATTGGGAATCCGAGGGATCCCGACCTTCATCCTCTTCCGCGACGGCAAGGAGGTCGCGCGCGAGGTTGGGGCGGTGGCGCCGGCGCAGTTGGAGGCGCTGGCGGGAAGGTAG
- a CDS encoding DUF2007 domain-containing protein — MSEPTWTQVIEYAAQYEADLAVAILAAAGIPTMLKGPGAGIFGPGMAGLSPIPVRVFVPSEALEDAREILTAEPEDEAEEP, encoded by the coding sequence ATGAGCGAACCAACCTGGACCCAGGTCATCGAGTACGCGGCCCAGTACGAGGCCGACCTCGCCGTAGCCATCCTCGCCGCGGCGGGCATCCCCACCATGCTCAAGGGTCCCGGCGCCGGGATCTTCGGGCCCGGAATGGCCGGCCTGTCTCCGATCCCCGTGCGCGTGTTTGTCCCTTCGGAGGCTCTAGAAGACGCCCGCGAGATCCTGACGGCCGAGCCGGAGGATGAAGCGGAGGAGCCCTAG
- a CDS encoding efflux RND transporter periplasmic adaptor subunit — protein MTRRSWLALAVAVLVVTALAAGVVLRLGAVDGASENAASEAGETVEAGGAARASDVPIPVEGAEAVLDTLVLAVKANGRAFPERSTTLLAQVGGQVARVPVGESDRVGGGRVLLSLDPTEYQLAVDDAEAQVRRAEAEYRSITLFDDRIEDTAVREERGRVARARSGLDQAEIALRRAELDLSRTRVTSPFGGRVADVQVVAGEWVRAGDPLLTVSDLDPIRVEAQVLETEVGYLQPGGDAAVSFAAWPDEPFRGTIRTINPLVEGESRVVRVTVEVPNPDGRILPGMFAEVSLDARRFPDRVLIPREAVVERDRRSVVFVYEGDRSSGLAKWRYVTPGLENDLVVEILDDPETDGVSPGDVVLTGGHYTLIHDARVRLVEDAARSGGRPD, from the coding sequence ATGACCCGACGATCCTGGCTCGCCCTGGCCGTCGCCGTCCTCGTCGTTACCGCGCTGGCCGCGGGCGTGGTCCTTCGACTCGGCGCGGTCGACGGCGCTTCTGAAAACGCCGCATCCGAGGCCGGCGAAACCGTAGAGGCCGGTGGAGCGGCGCGCGCGTCGGACGTGCCGATCCCCGTGGAGGGGGCCGAGGCGGTGCTGGACACGCTCGTGCTCGCGGTGAAGGCGAACGGGCGGGCGTTTCCCGAGCGGTCGACGACGCTGCTCGCGCAGGTGGGTGGCCAGGTGGCCCGCGTTCCGGTCGGCGAGAGCGACAGGGTAGGCGGCGGGCGCGTGCTCCTGTCGCTGGACCCGACCGAGTACCAGCTCGCGGTCGACGACGCCGAGGCCCAGGTGCGCCGCGCCGAGGCCGAGTACCGCTCCATCACCCTCTTCGACGACCGCATCGAGGACACCGCGGTGCGCGAGGAGCGCGGCCGCGTCGCCCGCGCGCGCAGCGGCCTGGACCAGGCTGAGATCGCCTTGCGGCGCGCCGAGTTGGACCTGTCCAGAACGCGCGTCACGTCACCTTTCGGGGGCCGAGTCGCCGACGTCCAGGTCGTGGCGGGTGAGTGGGTGCGGGCCGGCGATCCTCTGCTCACGGTGTCCGATCTCGACCCCATCCGCGTCGAGGCGCAGGTGCTGGAGACCGAGGTCGGCTATCTCCAGCCGGGCGGCGACGCGGCGGTGAGTTTCGCCGCGTGGCCGGACGAGCCGTTCCGCGGCACCATCCGCACGATCAATCCCCTGGTGGAGGGCGAGTCGCGCGTCGTGCGCGTTACCGTCGAGGTACCAAACCCCGACGGCCGCATTCTGCCGGGCATGTTCGCCGAGGTGTCGCTCGACGCGAGGCGCTTCCCGGACCGCGTGCTGATCCCGCGCGAGGCCGTGGTGGAGCGCGACCGGCGCAGCGTGGTCTTCGTGTACGAGGGCGATCGGAGCTCGGGGCTCGCCAAGTGGCGCTACGTGACGCCCGGTCTCGAGAACGACCTGGTCGTGGAGATCCTCGACGATCCCGAGACGGACGGGGTCAGCCCCGGCGACGTCGTGCTGACCGGCGGGCACTACACCCTCATCCACGACGCGCGCGTCCGACTGGTCGAGGACGCGGCGCGCTCCGGTGGGAGGCCGGACTGA
- a CDS encoding TolC family protein produces MRGATAVVALALLTLPASAAAQADAVPVDLTLERALEIARLRSPAHARNRNDAGTASARVRAGWGGLLPSVDASMALSGSDARRVTGEDDFGEPVRLSQPLEFQSSSSSQRFSLDFTLFDGGANWNRLASARAQERATTARIAGSWIAVAAAVERAYWDVARGDLLAGLEERLLAAARERLEATEERLRVAAVSPVDVLGARVDVATQEQSLEAARGSARKARLALLEVIGVGGWVEVSPSTTPPAVFDPAGLAGDDIVALAVGSNPSVREADALLDAAAEDADVARGDWWPRISANLGLTRGASVSSFDALSEFNPENRTLSFGFAASLPIFDRFDRSSRTAAANAAEDDARQDRRATSLRVEREVREALIDLQNAYRAVLLARQAASLSVERLELQQELFALGSVQFTDLQRVIEEAAAQERRAINARYDFERARVTLEERAGAAVRP; encoded by the coding sequence ATGCGGGGCGCGACGGCGGTGGTGGCGCTCGCGCTGCTCACGTTGCCAGCCTCGGCGGCAGCCCAGGCGGACGCGGTCCCGGTCGACCTCACGCTCGAGCGCGCCCTCGAGATCGCGCGCCTGCGGAGCCCTGCGCACGCGCGTAACCGTAATGACGCCGGCACGGCGTCCGCGCGGGTGAGAGCCGGCTGGGGCGGACTGCTGCCCAGCGTGGACGCGTCCATGGCGCTGTCCGGCTCGGACGCGCGGCGCGTGACCGGCGAGGACGACTTCGGCGAGCCGGTGCGGCTGTCCCAACCGCTGGAGTTCCAGAGCAGCAGCTCCAGCCAGCGCTTCTCCCTGGACTTCACGCTCTTCGACGGCGGCGCCAACTGGAACCGCCTTGCTTCCGCCAGGGCGCAGGAGCGCGCCACCACGGCGCGCATCGCGGGATCCTGGATCGCGGTCGCGGCGGCCGTTGAGAGAGCCTATTGGGACGTGGCTCGCGGCGACCTGCTGGCGGGGCTGGAGGAGCGACTGCTGGCTGCCGCCCGGGAGCGGCTCGAGGCGACCGAGGAGCGGCTGCGGGTGGCGGCGGTGTCGCCCGTCGACGTGCTGGGGGCGCGCGTGGACGTGGCCACGCAGGAGCAGTCGCTGGAGGCCGCGCGGGGAAGCGCCCGCAAAGCGCGCCTGGCGCTGCTGGAGGTGATCGGCGTCGGCGGGTGGGTGGAGGTCAGCCCGAGCACCACACCGCCCGCCGTCTTCGACCCGGCCGGCTTGGCGGGCGACGACATCGTGGCGCTCGCGGTGGGGTCGAATCCATCCGTTCGCGAGGCGGACGCGCTCCTCGACGCCGCCGCCGAGGACGCGGACGTCGCGCGCGGCGACTGGTGGCCGCGCATATCGGCCAACCTCGGCCTCACGCGCGGCGCCAGCGTGAGCAGCTTCGACGCGCTCAGCGAGTTCAACCCCGAGAACCGCACGCTGAGTTTCGGCTTCGCCGCGTCGCTGCCGATCTTCGACCGCTTCGACAGGAGCTCGCGGACGGCCGCCGCCAACGCCGCCGAGGACGACGCGCGCCAGGACCGGCGGGCCACCTCGCTGCGCGTGGAGCGGGAGGTGCGTGAGGCGCTCATCGACCTGCAGAACGCTTACCGCGCCGTGCTGCTCGCGCGGCAGGCGGCTTCGCTTAGCGTGGAGCGACTCGAATTGCAGCAGGAGCTGTTCGCGCTGGGCTCGGTGCAGTTTACCGACCTGCAGCGGGTCATCGAGGAGGCCGCCGCGCAGGAGCGCCGGGCGATCAACGCGCGCTACGACTTCGAACGCGCCCGCGTGACGCTGGAGGAGCGCGCGGGCGCGGCAGTGCGCCCGTGA
- a CDS encoding efflux RND transporter permease subunit, protein MSLPRLSIARPVGVAMLFIGVLVLGAISFGRLPTDLLPDVSYPRLVVFTAYPDVAPTEVERLVTEPVEAQVSAVAGVERIESVSREGASYVTLRFAWGIDMDFAALGVREKLDNLRDVLPDLADRPVVLRTDPTADPVMALSVTGPVDLWGLKEQAESVFKRRLEQIDGVAQAAVVGGLDREIQVDVDPRKLDNLGLTVADIARALDDANVSAPGGSVRRGRYRYSLRTLGEFQAVDEIAQVVIGPARGAPGFDPSSPAGSTGEESATGAALIRVRDVATVRDGFRERESIARANGREAVGLLLFKESGANTVQVAERVEDALLILRAEYPDLDFAVPMSQAGFISDAISNVAQALLLGGVLAFLVLFLFLRDARYPVAIALAIPISVVGTFALLDAAGVSLNIMSLGGLALGVGMLVDNSIVVLENVFRHRESGESLSDADSAALGAEEVTGAITASTLTTIAVFGPVLYVRGVAGELFGDLSLAVAFSLLASLLVAITLLPALAARWVGGGADAGPVRRIARAAGGAIGALIAAAARPALDAFDRAFGRFAEWYHGVLEAALARRARVVAVSAALLALAVLVGVFTERSVLPEVEQGAFQARLELARGTPLEATDEIAARVEAALLEDADVEAVFTRVGRQNAVGTLNEDEGGLHTAVLEARLTPGASSRDVIARTRAALPGLPAGALTMEAGQATALGRLVGGDDGSDLAVRVRGEELEPMLAYAAELESRLAERPGLDNVRLGVELGQPEVRLSVDRDRLASYGLRPSELSGTVEAYMRGSVATEFVAFDRKVPVVVRLPEDARRDPATLDRLRVGDVPLRQLVRSTEQLGPAEVRRLDQNRVVPVHVDAAGSIEDGVAEVQAALAGLPTPRGIRVEVAGENTEMRRSFRELAFAFTLALLLVYMILAAQFESFLHPFTILLSVPLALVGSLLALAVTGSGLNTMSLIGVVILVGIVVNDAIIKVDFINQARARGAEVHAAILEAGRARLRPILMTTVTTVLGLTPMALGIGRGADLRAPLAIAVIGGLLTATALTLIVVPVAYALVEDVRLAFVGAPASVEAPR, encoded by the coding sequence GTGAGCTTGCCGCGCCTGTCGATCGCGCGCCCCGTGGGCGTCGCGATGCTGTTCATCGGCGTGCTGGTGCTGGGCGCGATCTCCTTCGGCCGCCTGCCCACGGACCTGCTGCCGGACGTGTCCTATCCGCGCCTGGTTGTGTTCACCGCGTACCCGGATGTCGCGCCCACCGAGGTCGAGCGCCTGGTCACCGAGCCGGTGGAGGCGCAGGTGTCCGCGGTGGCCGGAGTGGAGCGCATCGAGAGCGTGTCGCGCGAGGGCGCCTCCTACGTGACGCTGCGCTTCGCGTGGGGCATCGACATGGACTTCGCGGCGCTGGGCGTGCGCGAGAAGCTCGATAACCTGCGCGACGTGCTGCCGGACCTCGCGGACCGCCCGGTGGTGCTGCGCACCGACCCCACCGCGGACCCCGTCATGGCGCTCAGCGTCACGGGACCGGTCGACCTGTGGGGGCTCAAGGAGCAGGCCGAGTCGGTCTTCAAGCGGCGCCTGGAGCAGATCGACGGCGTGGCGCAGGCGGCCGTCGTGGGCGGGCTCGATCGCGAGATCCAGGTGGACGTGGACCCGCGCAAGCTGGACAACCTGGGCCTCACCGTCGCCGACATCGCGCGCGCGCTGGACGACGCCAACGTGAGCGCCCCGGGCGGCAGCGTGCGGCGCGGCCGCTACCGCTACTCGCTTCGTACGCTGGGCGAATTCCAGGCCGTCGATGAGATCGCCCAGGTCGTGATCGGCCCCGCCCGCGGGGCACCGGGGTTCGATCCATCCTCTCCGGCCGGCTCGACCGGAGAAGAGAGCGCGACGGGCGCGGCGCTGATTCGGGTGCGCGACGTGGCGACCGTGCGCGACGGCTTTCGCGAGCGCGAGTCGATCGCCCGCGCCAACGGCCGCGAGGCGGTCGGGCTGCTGCTGTTCAAGGAGTCGGGCGCCAACACCGTGCAGGTGGCCGAGCGCGTGGAGGACGCGCTCCTCATCCTGCGCGCGGAGTATCCCGACCTGGATTTCGCCGTGCCGATGAGCCAGGCCGGCTTCATCTCGGACGCCATCTCCAACGTCGCGCAGGCGCTGCTGCTCGGGGGCGTCCTGGCGTTCCTGGTGCTCTTCCTGTTCCTGCGGGACGCGCGCTACCCGGTCGCTATCGCGCTCGCCATCCCCATCTCGGTCGTCGGCACCTTCGCCCTGCTGGACGCGGCGGGTGTGTCGCTGAACATCATGAGCCTGGGCGGGCTCGCGCTGGGCGTCGGCATGCTGGTCGACAACTCGATCGTGGTGCTGGAGAACGTCTTCCGGCACCGTGAATCCGGCGAGAGCCTCAGCGACGCGGACAGCGCGGCCCTCGGCGCGGAGGAAGTGACCGGCGCCATCACCGCTTCCACGCTGACCACAATCGCCGTGTTCGGTCCCGTCCTGTACGTGCGGGGAGTGGCCGGCGAGTTGTTCGGAGACCTGTCGCTGGCGGTGGCCTTCTCGCTGCTCGCGTCGCTGCTGGTGGCGATCACGCTGCTGCCCGCGTTGGCGGCGCGCTGGGTGGGAGGGGGCGCGGACGCCGGGCCCGTGAGGCGCATCGCGCGCGCGGCGGGCGGAGCCATCGGCGCGCTCATCGCGGCCGCCGCCAGGCCCGCTCTGGACGCCTTCGACCGCGCCTTCGGGCGCTTCGCCGAGTGGTACCACGGCGTGCTGGAGGCGGCCCTCGCGCGGCGCGCCCGGGTGGTGGCGGTGTCCGCCGCGCTGCTGGCGCTGGCCGTCCTGGTGGGCGTCTTCACGGAGCGCTCGGTGCTCCCCGAGGTTGAGCAGGGCGCCTTCCAGGCCCGGCTCGAGCTGGCCCGCGGCACGCCCCTGGAGGCCACCGACGAGATCGCCGCGCGTGTGGAAGCGGCGCTGCTGGAGGACGCCGACGTGGAGGCCGTCTTCACCCGGGTGGGTCGGCAGAACGCCGTGGGCACGCTGAACGAGGACGAGGGCGGCCTGCACACCGCCGTCCTCGAGGCGCGGCTCACGCCAGGGGCCTCCAGCCGCGACGTGATCGCCCGCACCCGCGCCGCGCTGCCGGGACTGCCGGCGGGCGCGCTGACCATGGAGGCCGGCCAGGCCACCGCGCTGGGTCGGCTGGTGGGGGGAGATGACGGCTCTGACCTGGCGGTGCGCGTGCGCGGGGAGGAGCTGGAGCCGATGCTCGCCTACGCGGCCGAACTGGAGAGTCGGCTCGCCGAGCGACCCGGCCTCGACAACGTCCGGCTGGGCGTCGAGCTGGGGCAGCCCGAGGTGCGCCTGAGCGTGGACCGAGACCGGCTCGCCTCCTACGGACTGCGGCCCTCCGAGCTGTCGGGCACGGTGGAGGCGTACATGCGCGGGAGCGTCGCGACCGAGTTCGTGGCGTTCGACCGCAAGGTCCCGGTCGTGGTCCGCCTCCCCGAGGACGCCCGCCGCGATCCCGCCACGCTCGACCGGCTGCGCGTGGGTGACGTGCCGCTGCGCCAGCTCGTCCGCTCGACCGAGCAGCTCGGCCCGGCCGAGGTGCGTAGGCTGGACCAGAACCGCGTCGTACCGGTGCACGTGGACGCCGCGGGGTCGATCGAGGACGGCGTCGCGGAGGTTCAGGCGGCGCTCGCCGGGCTGCCCACGCCGCGCGGCATCCGCGTCGAGGTGGCCGGCGAGAACACGGAGATGCGGCGCAGCTTTCGCGAGCTCGCGTTCGCGTTCACGCTGGCGCTGCTGCTCGTCTACATGATCCTGGCGGCGCAGTTCGAGAGCTTCCTGCATCCCTTCACCATCCTGCTCAGCGTGCCGCTCGCGCTCGTCGGCTCGCTGCTGGCCCTGGCGGTCACCGGCAGCGGCCTCAACACCATGAGCCTCATCGGCGTGGTGATCCTCGTGGGCATCGTGGTGAACGACGCCATCATCAAGGTGGACTTCATCAACCAGGCGCGCGCCCGCGGGGCGGAGGTCCACGCGGCGATCCTGGAGGCCGGTCGCGCGCGCCTGCGGCCGATCCTGATGACCACCGTGACGACCGTCCTGGGCCTGACCCCCATGGCGCTCGGCATAGGCCGCGGCGCGGACCTGCGGGCGCCGCTCGCCATCGCCGTAATCGGCGGCCTCCTGACCGCCACCGCGCTGACGCTGATCGTCGTGCCGGTTGCGTACGCGCTGGTGGAGGATGTGCGGTTGGCGTTTGTCGGCGCCCCGGCGAGCGTGGAGGCCCCACGGTGA